From Phalacrocorax carbo chromosome 8, bPhaCar2.1, whole genome shotgun sequence, a single genomic window includes:
- the RBM22 gene encoding pre-mRNA-splicing factor RBM22 — MSTSLGSNTYNRQNWEDADFPILCQTCLGENPYIRMTKEKYGKECKICARPFTVFRWCPGVRMRFKKTEVCQTCSKLKNVCQTCLLDLEYGLPIQVRDAGLSLKDEMPKSDVNKEYYTQNMEREISNSDGTRPVGALGKATSTSDMLLKLARTTPYYKRNRPHICSFWVKGECKRGEECPYRHEKPTDPDDPLADQNIKDRYYGINDPVADKLLKRASTMPRLDPPDDKTITTLYVGGLGDTITESDLRNHFYQFGEIRTITVVQRQQCAFIQFATRQAAEVAAEKSFNKLIVNGRRLNVKWGRSQAARGKEKDKEGTTESGIKLEPVPGLPGALPPPPAAEEEASANYFNLPPSGPPAVVNIALPPPPGIAPPPPPGFGPHMFHAMGPPPPFMRAPGPIHYPSQDPQRMGAHAGKHSSP, encoded by the exons ATGTCCACATCGCTGGGCTCGAACACCTACAACCGGCAGAACTGGGAGGACGCG GACTTCCCCATTCTGTGCCAGACATGTCTTGGAGAAAACCCATACATCCGAATG accaaagaaaaatatggaaaagaatGCAAG ATTTGTGCCAGACCTTTCACAGTGTTCCGCTGGTGCCCTGGTGTTCGTATGCgtttcaagaaaacagaagtatgcCAGACATGCAGCAAGCTGAAGAACGTCTGTCAGACCTGCCTGCTTGACCTGGAGTATG GTTTGCCTATTCAAGTCCGGGATGCAGGACTCTCCCTTAAGGATGAAATGCCAAAGTCTGACGTCAATAAAGAGTACTACACCCAGAACATGGAACGGGAG ATATCTAATTCTGATGGCACTAGACCAGTTGGTGCACTAGGGAAGGCTACTTCTACCAGTGACATGCTGCTGAAGCTGGCTCGGACCACTCCTTACTATAAACGTAATCGTCCTCACATCTGTTCTTTCTGGGTAAAAGGAGAATGCAAGAGAGGAGAAGAGTGCCCCTACAG ACATGAGAAACCTACAGATCCAGACGATCCTCTGGCTGATCAGAACATCAAAGATCGTTACTATGGAATTAATGATCCTGTGGCTGATAAACTTCTGAAACGAGCGTCAACCATGCCTCGTCTAGACCCCCCTGATGACAAGACTATTACTACACTCTATGTTGGAGGTCTTGGAGATACTATAACTGAATCAGATCTCAG aAATCACTTCTACCAGTTTGGGGAGATTCGGACAATAACTGTAGTGCAGAGGCAACAGTGTGCTTTCATCCAGTTTGCCACCCGGCAAGCTGCGGAAGTGGCTGCTGAGAAATCCTTCAACAAACTCATTGTCAACGGCCGCAGGCTCAACGTCAAATGGGGAAG GTCCCAGGCAGcgaggggaaaagaaaaggataagGAAGGTACTACAGAATCTGGGATAAAGCTGGAGCCAGTTCCAGGACTTCCCGGAG ctctgccccctcctccaGCCGCAGAAGAGGAGGCTTCTGCAAATTACTTCAACCTACCTCCGAGTGGCCCTCCAGCCGTGGTTAACATTGCactgccacctcctcctggcATTGCTCCCCCACCACCTCCAG GTTTTGGACCACACATGTTCCACGCCATGGGGCCCCCGCCTCCCTTCATGAGAGCCCCAGGCCCCATTCACTACCCGTCCCAAGATCCCCAGAGGATGGGTGCCCACGCAGGAAAGCACAGCAGCCCCTAG
- the SYNPO gene encoding synaptopodin, with the protein MLKATLQQPCLQTQPGCPTASEAVQNPCVCRTAEGDPEGDTSCWQERGNRVGQRCCQLRDAPAPEPVKQEGWMGLLGGKASRTCGKEPGGLNGDAPGPTLDGGSPASVAEPSAPTEDPGSAPDLPPAAASPVANPNQEWKVVKIQRVLINPAGEPRKMGLSRSASLSEKELKEAKARSRRIAAQLTTAPGPSSKGVLLFNRRKQRVDGLAGAGHGGGLPLSPTPWPRQAVMEGGEGQGTKLESSQPGTTGELRANTSPFQEPPAEVQQVPLSIYLKENMASSATNGVQERASGGMENGAGGLRDAGAPVRPSMVALALPQNPEEGKNGEVPGEVPSAPAGTATGAASPASPEQNGAQGRQYFEVHLTLAKPKPVKNRTARPFGTQVSPASGQPAEGPPTAELPPPPTYVETLSSPPPLTRVRSPPAYSALYPPREQKMLPGPTLSCGVSGPNPLPKTGILEESAARRASKKSMFTFVEKPKLGPNPDLLDLVQSVDSRKKQKEQGEAGAEDEPFALGAEAANFVPSSAARGGQHLPPADDAPAWSSCLKSPTIQPKPKPQPSHNLSEARGKGAELFARRQSRMEKFIIEAPSQPELLRSPSPTMSLPPSWKYDANACLSPMVSRHPSKSPSRSSNTPPASLYGSKLVENEVSQKELEISKHQPYQLQSSLFILSPSKGPARSMPREMPPPRPSLPDAYPYSQQTSCLTSPLPPSPVWHPPAVPSAGQTTSSPFLGTAGVLPLTHGSHAGPGAPTDVLLASPSRLLPPRVKGGFQAPRPSYSTRNAGIEPQERRLSLPASPTWTPRLARCPGSLDGWASPASVPELDEGPPTSPPWSERSLSPLRQDADPRASRQMQARLARNIINAARRKSSSPKAVGPEGSRPFTPIPAGPPSLPQSPRPAWLESTRAPAPQAAGSMPGSLGSPLPMHKSPLRSPRADGPQFCASPGMPRAIWAEGRRLLLPPSVSSCLVPGLSPSPKSPLPSPVVGGRSPAKRCTSRSPTDSDVSLDSEDSGAKSPGIHSFNLCPRGWTGSLRLKPGGLPSGAPCTS; encoded by the exons ATGCTGAAGGCAACGCtacagcagccctgcctgcaaaccCAAcctggctgccccacagccagcGAGGCTGTGCAAAACCCATGTGTCTGCAGGACAGCCGAGGGGGACCCTGAGGGGGACACCAGCTGTTGGCAGGAGAGGGGGAACAGAGTGGGGCAGAGGTGCTGTCAGCTCCGGGATGCTCCTGCCCCCGAGCCAGTCAAGCAGGAGGGATGGatggggctgctgggagggaaggcAAGCAGGACCTGCGGGAAGGAGCCTGGGGGGCTCAATGGGGATGCGCCGGGTCCCACATTGGATGGTGGCAGCCCGGCTTCGGTGGCTGAACCCTCAGCACCCACAGAAGACCCTGGGTCTGCCCCAGATCTGccccctgcagcagccagccctgtGGCCAACCCCAACCAGGAGTGGAAAGTGGTGAAGATCCAACGGGTCCTCATCAACCCTGCCGGCGAGCCGAGGAAAATGG GTCTCTCCCGCAGTGCCagcctctctgagaaggagctGAAGGAGGCGAAGGCGCGGAGCCGGAGGATTGCGGCGCAGCTCACCACGGCGCCTGGCCCCAGCTCCAAGGGCGTCCTGCTCTTCAACCGTCGCAAGCAGCGCGTTGACGGgcttgctggggctgggcatGGCGGGGGACTGCCACTGAGCCCCACTCCCTGGCCTCGGCAAGCAGTCATGGAAGGGGGCGAGGGGCAGGGGACAAAGCTGGAGTCCAGCCAGCCCGGCACCACGGGAGAGCTGCGGGCGAACACGTCCCCGTTCCAGGAGCCACCTGCCGAAGTCCAGCAGGTCCCGCTTAGCATCTACCTGAAGGAGAACATGGCATCGTCTGCCACCAATGGCGTGCAAGAGCGAGCTTCTGGTGGGATGGAGAACGGGGCTGGTGGGCTTAGGGATGCGGGAGCCCCTGTGAGGCCGAGCATGGTGGCTCTTGCCCTGCCGCAGAACCCCGAGGAGGGGAAGAATGGCGAGGTGCCTGGTGAGGTGCCCAGCGCACCAGCGGGGACGGCCACGGGGGCGGCATCCCCAGCCAGCCCCGAGCAAAATGGGGCGCAGGGCCGGCAGTACTTTGAAGTCCATCTCACCTTGGCCAAGCCCAAGCCTGTGAAGAACCGGACAGCCAGACCCTTCGGCACTCAGGTGTCCCCTGCCAGTGGCCAGCCCGCAGAGGGACCTCCCACTGCTGAGCTGCCCCCGCCACCCACCTATGTGGAGACCTTGAGCAGCCCCCCACCGCTCACCCGTGTCCGCTCACCCCCCGCCTACTCAGCCCTGTATCCTCCCCGGGAGCAGAAGATGCTGCCAGGTCCCACCCTGAGCTGTGGGGTGAGCGGCCCGAACCCCCTGCCCAAAACAGGGATCCTGGAGGAGTCAGCTGCCCGGAGAGCCAGCAAAAAGTCCATGTTCACCTTTGTCGAAAAGCCAAAGCTGGGCCCCAACCCCGATCTGCTGGACCTGGTCCAGAGCGTGGACagcaggaagaagcagaaggagcAGGGGGAGGCCGGTGCCGAGGATGAGCCCTTTGCCCTTGGGGCTGAAGCTGCCAACTTTGTCCCCAGCAGCGCAGCCAGGGGTGGACAGCACCTCCCGCCTGCTGATGATGCTCCAGCATGGTCCTCCTGCCTCAAGTCCCCCACCATCCAGCCCAAGCCGAAGCCGCAGCCCAGCCACAACCTCAGTGAAGCGAGAGGGAAGGGGGCTGAGCTCTTTGCCCGTCGGCAGTCCAGGATGGAGAAATTCATCATCGAGGCTCCCTCGCAGCCTGAGCTGCTGCGGTCCCCATCGCCCACCatgtccctgcctccctcctggAAATATGATGCCAATGCTTGCCTGTCGCCCATGGTCTCCAGACACCCCTCCAAGAGTCCCTCCAGGTCCTCCAACACCCCCCCGGCATCTTTGTACGGCAGCAAACTGGTAGAGAATGAGGTCTCCCAGAAGGAGCTAGAGATCTCCAAGCACCAGCCCTACCAGCTCCAGTCTTCACTCTTCATCCTCTCCCCATCCAAGGGACCAGCGAGGTCCATGCCCCGGGAGATGCCTCCACCCAGACCCTCTCTTCCTGATGCCTATCCCTACTCCCAGCAAACCTCCTGCCTGACCTCACCATTGCCTCCTTCCCCTGTTTGGCATCCCCCTGCTGTGCCCAGTGCTGGCCAGAccacctccagccccttccTTGGCACTGCTGGGGTGCTGCCCCTGACTCATGGCAGCCATGCTGGTCCCGGAGCCCCGACTGATGTGCTGCTGGCCTCCCCATCCCGCCTGCTGCCGCCCCGAGTGAAGGGGGGCTTCCAGGCGCCACGGCCCTCCTACTCCACCAGGAACGCCGGCATCGAGCCGCAG GAAAGGCGGCTGTCCCTCCCCGCCTCGCCCACCTGGACGCCCCGGCTGGCGCGGTGTCCGGGCAGCCTGGATGGCTGGGCCAGCCCAGCCTCGGTGCCCGAGCTGGATGAGGGACCCCCCACGTCCCCTCCATGGAGCGAGAGGTCCCTGTCCCCGCTGCGGCAGGACGCCGACCCCCGGGCCAGCCGGCAGATGCAAGCGCGGCTCGCCAGGAACATCATCAATGCTGCCCGGAGGAAGAGCTCCTCTCCCAAAGCTGTGGGGCCGGAGGGCTCCCGCCCCTTCACCCCCATCCCCGCCGGCCCCCCAAGCCTGCCCCAGTCTCCCCGGCCGGCATGGCTGGAGAGCACCAGAGCCCCGGCGCCACAGGCTGCCGGCAGCATGCCGGGGAGCCTGGGCAGCCCCTTGCCCATGCACAAGAGCCCCCTGCGATCACCTCGGGCAGACGGCCCCCAATTTTGTGCCTCCCCCGGGATGCCCCGAGCCATCTGGGCAGAAGGTCGCCGGCTCCTGCTGCCACCTAGTGTGTCCTCCTGCCTCGTCCCCgggctgtcccccagccccaagAGCCCCCTGCCATCCCCCGTGGTGGGCGGGCGGTCCCCAGCCAAGCGCTGCACTTCCCGGTCCCCGACGGACTCGGACGTCTCCCTCGACTCCGAAGACTCGGGGGCGAAAAGCCCGGGCATTCACAGTTTCAACCTCTGCCCCCGGGGCTGGACCGGCAGTCTGCGGCTGAAGCCAGGGGGGCTGCCCTCGGGGGCCCCCTGCACCTCCTAG
- the MYOZ3 gene encoding myozenin-3: MTIMRPGPEDASPAPRLDLGKKVSTPQDLMIEELSLRNNRGSQLFQQRQRRMQRFIFEHPSGYKELPGLGAGGSHHTEKGDPEGTANEWMAGEDAGGQQSYHSELHVAALPQGGPPEVPKKTEKVLQMSKVLNPDALAPGYSGPLKEVPPEKFNITAIPKGYRSPWQDLLGDKDNTVHGENQPPMRPAPWDFRSFNRTPTPFDRTLVSDLFSAPAVELDNLSILEVISHRPNFNRVPQGWMRILPESDEL, encoded by the exons ATGACCATCATGAGACCAGGCCCTGAGGATG cctccccagcaccccggcTGGACCTGGGCAAGAAGGTGAGCACGCCGCAGGACCTGATGATTGAGGAGCTCTCCCTGCGGAACAACCGTGGCTCCCAGCTCTTCCAGCAGCGCCAGAGGCGGATGCAGCGCTTCATCTTTGAGCATCCCAGTGGCTACAAGGAG ctcccagggtTGGGGGCAGGTGGCTCACACCACACTGAGAAAGGTGACCCAGAGGGAACAGCGAACGAGTGGATG gcaggggaggacGCCGGGGGTCAGCAGAGTTATCACTCCGAGCTCCACGTGGCAGCActgccccagggtggcccccctGAAGTGCCCAAGAAGACAGAGAAAGTCTTGCAGATGAGCAAAGTCCTCAACCCCGATGCTCTGGCCCCAG GATACTCGGGCCCCCTCAAAGAAGTCCCCCCAGAGAAGTTCAACATCACTGCCATCCCCAAGGGCTACCGCTCCCCATGGCAGGACCTCCTCGGTGACAAGGACAACACTGTGCATGGCGAGAACCAGCCACCCATGAGACCTGCTCCATGGGACTTCAGGAGCTTCAACCG GACTCCCACCCCATTTGACAGAACACTGGTCAGCGACCTGTTCTCTGCGCCCGCCGTGGAGCTGGATAACCTGAGCATTCTGGAGGTGATTTCCCACAGACCCAACTTCAACAGAGTGCCACAAGGTTGGATGCGGATTCTGCCAGAGAGTGACGAGCTGTAG